The nucleotide window GCCTCCCGAGCAGCGAGAGCGCGGCGGGCTCCAGAGCCCTGCCCGAGCCGTCGGAGACCTTGATCGCGAGCCCCGTGCCATCCGGCAACCCGGCGGTGAAGATACCCTCCGCCCCGCTCTTGCACACGAACTCCGCGCCCTGCATCAGCCTCGTGTCCAGCCTGCCGGTGCCCGCTACCATGAAGGGATGCCCGCCCATCGCCCGCCGTACGCGATCCGCCGCCGCTCCGAAAGGCTCCGGAGCCGCACAGGACGCGAGCCGGGCGAACCCGGCCGCCAGCGAGCGGAGCGGCAGCGCGAAGGCCGGGGCGCCACAGCCGTCGCCGCCGATTAGCACCTCTCTCTCGTCCAGGCCGCACATCCGGCTTACTGCACCGAGTATCTCCCGCTGTACGGGATGATCCCGGTCCAGGTAACTCGCGGTCTCCCAGCCACGATACGAGCACAGCGCCAGCATCCCGGCGTGCTTGCCGGAGCAGTTGCCGTGTACGGGCCGTGGGCTGCCTCCGGCGCGGGCCAGGGCCCGGGAGGCCGCGCCGTTCAATGGCGGGTGGGCCCCGCTTTGTAGGGCCTCTTCGGAGAGACCGGCCTTACCCAGAATCGAGCGTACGGTAGCGACGTGCGCCTCCTCGCCGCCGTGGGAGCCGCAGGCGACGACGAGCTCCTCGTCGGTCAGGCCTAGCGCGCCAGCCGCGCCGCTAACGACGAGCGGCAGGGCCTGGAACGGCTTTGCTGAGGACCGTACCCAGACCGGCTCTCCGGTCTCGCCGCCGGAGTCGAGGAGGCCGCCGCCGGCGTCACATACAGCGTAGCGGCCCCGGTGGACGCTCTCTGCGAGTCCCGCGCGGTACAGAGCCGCCAGCGGCACGTCGGGAGGATCAGGAGCCGTCGGGGCCTCTCTCACCCGGCGCGTCTCCGGTAATCTCGATTATCCGCAGCGCGAGCAGGTCCTCCACCACCCGCATCCGGCACATCATGGCCGGGAAATCTCCGGCGTCCCGGTACCCGCGGGCCTCCTTGAATAGCGCCCGCACGAGGCCCAGCAGCTCTTCGTCGCGCTCGTCGGGGCCGGGGTGCCGCAGACTGGCGTCGGCCATGCCGAGCAGGCTGGGCCCGCGCTCGGTGGCGGCCCACATGCCGAGCATCGCCATGTCCAGGTATCCGTCTATCCTGAGCAGATGGGCGACGCGGAGCGCGGGGTCCGCCTCCCCGGTTTTACGGCTCTCACGGCTCTCACGGCTCACGGGAACCACCGCCGGATGTTATCCGAGAGCACGCCGCGGAGCTCATTCTCGGTCAGGCCGGCCAGGGTGGCGGCGTGCAGGGTGGCGTGCAGGGTAGAGGGTATGTCGCCATAGGGGATGTCGGAGCCGTAGCAGACCCTCTCCGGCGGCACGGAGCGGAACAGGACGTAGAGGTCCTTTGCCTTGACCACCGAGGTATCGAAGCGGACGTTCGGGTAATCCAGGAAGGCGCGAGAGGCTTCCAGCACGTCCACCATCCCGGAGTGGCCCAGGATCAGCTTTAGCCCGGGGTTTCTCTCCAAGGTCGGCAGCAGCGGCTCCACGATGCGCTCCATGCCGAACCCGGCGTGTACCAGGACCGGCAGCCCGGCCTCGGCGGCCATCTCGAATAGCTCGACCGCGCCCGGATCGTCGAGCGGGAACTTCTGGGAGACGGGATGCAGCTTGAGCCCGACGAAGCCACGCCCCACGCACCGCTCGAACTCCGCGTGGTTCGGCTGGTGGGGGTTCAGCCGGAAGAACGGGACGAGGTGATCCGGGTACGACTCGTACGCCTCCCACAACACGTCGTTCGGGCCGGCGAAGTCCTCGCTGGCGTTCGGGTCGTTGAGCGGGAACACGATGCTGCGGGCGACGCCAGCGGCCTCCTGACGCTCGCGCATCCCCTCAGCCGTCATCCGGCGCCCGTCGAGATCCTCCCCGATGTGGGAGTGGGCGTCGAAGACCTCCAGGCCCTCGGGGAGCCTGCCCCGGGTCCACTCCCACACTCCGGACATCGCCCCGGCGGTCAGCGCGTCTACGCTCTGATCCATCTCGCTCTCTGTAGGTCTTTCGGTGGGCTTCTCCGACGCCAATCTCTGTATCGTCCCCTCTTCGAGCCTCTGCGAACTTCCGCGCATCATATAACCCGCGAGGCAGAATATTACCAACCCGGCTAGTGTAACGCCGGAACGCAGGGCCTACGGACCCCGGGACTACTGGCTCCGGGCCGTACGGTAGCGTCTGAGATCCAACGGCACCAGGACGGTGGCCAGCAGGAGCAGTCCGGCACAGAGATAAAAAGTGATCCCGAACCCGGCCGCCTCCACGACGAACCCGAAGACGAAGGCCCCGAGCCCGGTGCCGGCGTCGAAGGCGACGTTCCAGAGGGTGCTACCGGTCCCGTACTCGGCCTTTGAGACGCGGGCCATCACGAGCATGAGGGTCGAGTTCTGCAGCACCCCGAAGCCGCCGCCGAACAGCAGACCGCCGGCCAGCAGTAGAGGCCCCTGTGAGGAGAGCAGCGTCATCCCCATCGCGGCGGCGGCCATACCGGGCACCAGAAGCTCGCGGGCGCCACGGCGGTCGACGTACCAGCCGGCCCCGAGCCGCCCGGCGGTGACGGCTACACCGAACACGAGGAGCGTGGCGGCCGCGGAGTACGGGCCGGACGCCGGGGCCGAGAGCGGCAGGAAGGTTATTACGACGCCCGCGGAGACGGTCACCGATGAGAAGAGCAGGAAGATCCTGGCCAGCTCCCCGCGGCCTACCGCGGAGAAGAACCCTCCAGACCGGCCGCCTTCGTCCCCGGCGGGCTCGACCAGCCTGATCCCGGTGGCGGCCGCCAGTCCCAGGAGCGGGCTCAAACCGCCGATCAGAAATGCGGCGCCGAACCCGGCGTTCTCGACGATCCAGAGCCCGAGCGCGCCGCCGAAGACGGTGGGCAGCGTTAGCGCCACGCCGTACAGCCCGAGAACGGCCCCCCGCCTCCCGGGCGGGGGGCCGTTCTCGGGCTGTACGGCGTGGCGCTAACGCTGCCCACCTT belongs to Rubrobacter aplysinae and includes:
- a CDS encoding amidohydrolase family protein codes for the protein MDQSVDALTAGAMSGVWEWTRGRLPEGLEVFDAHSHIGEDLDGRRMTAEGMRERQEAAGVARSIVFPLNDPNASEDFAGPNDVLWEAYESYPDHLVPFFRLNPHQPNHAEFERCVGRGFVGLKLHPVSQKFPLDDPGAVELFEMAAEAGLPVLVHAGFGMERIVEPLLPTLERNPGLKLILGHSGMVDVLEASRAFLDYPNVRFDTSVVKAKDLYVLFRSVPPERVCYGSDIPYGDIPSTLHATLHAATLAGLTENELRGVLSDNIRRWFP
- a CDS encoding asparaginase produces the protein MREAPTAPDPPDVPLAALYRAGLAESVHRGRYAVCDAGGGLLDSGGETGEPVWVRSSAKPFQALPLVVSGAAGALGLTDEELVVACGSHGGEEAHVATVRSILGKAGLSEEALQSGAHPPLNGAASRALARAGGSPRPVHGNCSGKHAGMLALCSYRGWETASYLDRDHPVQREILGAVSRMCGLDEREVLIGGDGCGAPAFALPLRSLAAGFARLASCAAPEPFGAAADRVRRAMGGHPFMVAGTGRLDTRLMQGAEFVCKSGAEGIFTAGLPDGTGLAIKVSDGSGRALEPAALSLLGRLGAEPLPEPDTVVRDLHGAEVGSLGTLV